From one Neofelis nebulosa isolate mNeoNeb1 chromosome 4, mNeoNeb1.pri, whole genome shotgun sequence genomic stretch:
- the GATAD1 gene encoding GATA zinc finger domain-containing protein 1 isoform X1: MPLGLKPTCSVCKTTSSSMWKKGPQGEILCHHCTGRGGAGGGGAGTGATGGTGGSSGGGGFGAATFASTSAAPPQSNGGGGGKQSKQEIHRRSARLRNTKYKSAPAAEKKVSTKGKGRRHIFKLKNPIKAPESVSTIITAESIFYKGVYYQIGDVVSVIDEQDGKPYYAQIRGFIQDQYCEKSAALTWLIPTLSSPRGQFDPASYIIGPEEDLPRKMEYLEFVCHAPSEYFKSRSSPFPTVPTRPEKGYIWTHVGPTPAITIKETVANHL; the protein is encoded by the exons ATGCCACTGGGCCTGAAGCCTACCTGCAGCGTCTGCAAGACCACGTCGTCCTCTATGTGGAAGAAGGGCCCGCAAGGGGAGATCCTCTGCCACCACTGCACGGGCcggggcggcgcgggcggcgggggcgccGGCACAGGGGCGACTGGCGGGACGGGGGGCAGCAGCGGCGGTGGCGGCTTCGGCGCAGCGACCTTCGCTAGCACCTCTGCTGCCCCTCCGCAGAGCaacgggggcgggggcggcaaGCAG AGTAAGCAGGAAATTCACAGGAGGTCTGCTCGGCTGAGAAACACTAAATACAAATCTGCTCCAGCTGCTGAAAAGAAAGTTTCCaccaaaggaaaagggagaagacatatttttaaattaaaaaat ccCATCAAAGCTCCTGAGTCTGTTTCCACTATAATCACTGCAGAATCGATCTTCTACAAG gGAGTCTATTACCAAATTGGAGACGTTGTTTCTGTGATTGATGAACAAGATGGAAAGCCCTACTATGCTCAGATCAGGGGCTTCATCCAGGACCAGTATTGCGAGAAGAGTGCCGCACTGACGTGGCTCATTCCCACCCTCTCTAGCCCCCGGGGCCAGTTTGATCCTGCATCCTACATCATCG GACCAGAGGAGGATCTTCCAAGGAAGATGGAATACTTGGAATTTGTGTGTCACGCACCTTCTGAATATTTCAAGTCACGTTCATCACCATTTCCCACGGTTCCAACCAGACCAGAGAAGGGCTATATATGGACTCATGTTGGACCTACTCCTGCAATCACTATTAAGGAAACGGTTGCCAACCATTTGTAG
- the GATAD1 gene encoding GATA zinc finger domain-containing protein 1 isoform X2, with product MPLGLKPTCSVCKTTSSSMWKKGPQGEILCHHCTGRGGAGGGGAGTGATGGTGGSSGGGGFGAATFASTSAAPPQSNGGGGGKQSKQEIHRRSARLRNTKYKSAPAAEKKVSTKGKGRRHIFKLKNPIKAPESVSTIITAESIFYKGVYYQIGDVVSVIDEQDGKPYYAQIRGFIQDQYCEKSAALTWLIPTLSSPRGQFDPASYIIGEYDKWHRTRGGSSKEDGILGICVSRTF from the exons ATGCCACTGGGCCTGAAGCCTACCTGCAGCGTCTGCAAGACCACGTCGTCCTCTATGTGGAAGAAGGGCCCGCAAGGGGAGATCCTCTGCCACCACTGCACGGGCcggggcggcgcgggcggcgggggcgccGGCACAGGGGCGACTGGCGGGACGGGGGGCAGCAGCGGCGGTGGCGGCTTCGGCGCAGCGACCTTCGCTAGCACCTCTGCTGCCCCTCCGCAGAGCaacgggggcgggggcggcaaGCAG AGTAAGCAGGAAATTCACAGGAGGTCTGCTCGGCTGAGAAACACTAAATACAAATCTGCTCCAGCTGCTGAAAAGAAAGTTTCCaccaaaggaaaagggagaagacatatttttaaattaaaaaat ccCATCAAAGCTCCTGAGTCTGTTTCCACTATAATCACTGCAGAATCGATCTTCTACAAG gGAGTCTATTACCAAATTGGAGACGTTGTTTCTGTGATTGATGAACAAGATGGAAAGCCCTACTATGCTCAGATCAGGGGCTTCATCCAGGACCAGTATTGCGAGAAGAGTGCCGCACTGACGTGGCTCATTCCCACCCTCTCTAGCCCCCGGGGCCAGTTTGATCCTGCATCCTACATCATCGGTGAGTATGACAAGTGGCACAG GACCAGAGGAGGATCTTCCAAGGAAGATGGAATACTTGGAATTTGTGTGTCACGCACCTTCTGA